A window from Salinigranum halophilum encodes these proteins:
- a CDS encoding ABC transporter substrate-binding protein, with product MPRNVDRRTFLKTAGSAGLAATLAGCSGGGDGGEGGTGGDSTGTDSGSGGDGGSEDTESGSGSSMSGTLVYARGDHPENYDPQQTTSGEVAKVTNQVFDQLVGFTPGSGGQLRQGLATEYSLEETTATLTLREGVTFHNGAEFTGEDVRATIRRFTDSEYEYYLGDSNRSGYGPFTFGNWVDSVNVTGDYEVEIELTQQYAPFLRNLAMFAAAILSQQQIESLDDQVALGTNPQGTGAFAFEQLDNGNQRVLLSGNGDYWGDGPNVEQVVFKTIGQNSTRVQDVINGNSHITDNLDSQSSQQVDSAGSARLASKNGINVGYMAMNQERKEEFRNRQVRQAISYAINTEAIVNSIYQGFATQADQPLPPDVLGYNEDLDPYPTDKEEAQSLLEEAGYGDGFEFELATFSNPRGYNPSPVETANQVKSDLEEIGLSVNINQFSTFSSYLSYTDQGRHDACFLGWYTDNADPDNFLYVLLDPQVPMDAVPEGQDWVSFDTEGYNVLNVSAWANAEFMSRVREAQRSYDEATREQLYVEANQIAHDEAPWVFIDYAQTLRGVNQAVVEDSYVVSSVGGPFLNTVRLQ from the coding sequence ATGCCCCGCAATGTAGATCGACGTACTTTCCTCAAGACTGCCGGCAGTGCCGGGCTCGCCGCGACGCTCGCGGGCTGTTCCGGCGGTGGCGACGGTGGCGAGGGCGGCACCGGCGGCGACAGCACCGGAACCGACAGCGGTTCCGGCGGCGACGGCGGCAGCGAGGACACCGAGTCCGGGAGTGGCAGCAGCATGAGCGGGACGCTCGTGTACGCTCGCGGCGACCACCCCGAGAACTACGACCCACAGCAGACCACGAGCGGTGAGGTCGCGAAGGTCACGAACCAGGTGTTCGACCAGCTCGTCGGCTTCACGCCCGGCAGCGGCGGACAGCTCCGTCAGGGGCTGGCGACGGAGTACTCCCTCGAGGAGACGACGGCGACGCTGACGCTCCGAGAGGGCGTGACGTTCCACAACGGTGCCGAGTTCACCGGCGAGGACGTCCGCGCGACCATCCGGCGGTTCACCGACTCCGAATACGAGTACTACCTCGGCGACTCGAACCGGTCGGGCTACGGCCCCTTCACCTTCGGCAACTGGGTCGACAGCGTCAACGTGACGGGCGATTACGAGGTGGAGATCGAACTCACCCAGCAGTACGCCCCCTTCCTGCGGAACCTGGCGATGTTCGCGGCGGCCATCCTCTCACAACAGCAGATCGAGTCACTCGACGACCAGGTCGCGCTCGGGACGAACCCGCAGGGGACCGGCGCGTTCGCCTTCGAGCAACTCGACAACGGGAACCAGCGCGTGCTCCTCTCGGGTAACGGCGACTACTGGGGCGACGGCCCGAACGTCGAGCAGGTCGTGTTCAAGACCATCGGTCAGAACTCCACGCGCGTCCAGGACGTCATCAACGGCAACTCCCACATCACGGACAACCTCGACTCGCAGTCCTCTCAGCAGGTCGACAGCGCCGGTTCGGCGCGGCTCGCGTCGAAGAACGGCATCAACGTCGGCTACATGGCGATGAACCAAGAGCGGAAAGAGGAGTTCCGCAACAGGCAGGTCCGCCAGGCAATCTCCTACGCGATCAACACGGAGGCCATCGTCAACAGCATCTACCAGGGCTTCGCGACGCAGGCCGACCAGCCGCTCCCCCCGGACGTCCTCGGCTACAACGAAGACCTCGACCCGTACCCGACCGACAAGGAGGAGGCACAGAGCCTCCTCGAGGAGGCCGGCTACGGCGACGGCTTCGAGTTCGAACTGGCGACGTTCTCGAACCCCCGCGGTTACAACCCCAGCCCGGTCGAGACGGCGAACCAGGTCAAATCCGACCTCGAGGAGATCGGCCTCAGCGTCAACATCAACCAGTTCTCGACGTTCTCGTCGTACCTCAGCTACACCGACCAGGGCAGACACGACGCGTGTTTCCTCGGCTGGTACACCGACAACGCCGACCCCGACAACTTCCTGTACGTCCTGCTCGACCCGCAGGTCCCCATGGACGCCGTGCCCGAGGGGCAAGACTGGGTCAGCTTCGACACCGAGGGGTACAACGTGCTGAACGTCTCCGCGTGGGCCAACGCCGAGTTCATGTCCCGCGTCCGAGAGGCCCAGCGCAGCTACGACGAGGCCACCCGCGAACAGCTCTACGTCGAGGCGAACCAGATCGCACACGACGAGGCCCCGTGGGTGTTCATCGACTACGCACAGACGCTCCGCGGCGTCAACCAGGCCGTCGTCGAGGACAGCTACGTGGTCAGCTCCGTCGGCGGCCCGTTCCTGAACACGGTCCGACTCCAGTAG
- a CDS encoding lipoate--protein ligase family protein: protein MRLVRGRADTPSEDRAATATMLARAGATGEEAFRAWTPHRQVAFGRRDTHATGYDRACRAARERGYAVLERSVGGRAVAYTGSTAAFAHALPLEDARRGLTERYEAGVDGVLVALHDLGVDAARGEPENAFCPGDHSVRLAAGGKIAGIAQRVQSGAALVAGCVLVDGREDLVDVLTPVYAALDVPFAPDSVGTLADAGGPTDPDSVCRALERAFLGDEDDPDVRVAAVADLVRADEA from the coding sequence ATGCGACTCGTCCGTGGCCGCGCCGACACGCCTTCGGAAGACCGTGCCGCGACAGCGACGATGCTGGCCCGTGCGGGTGCGACCGGCGAAGAGGCGTTCCGCGCGTGGACCCCGCACCGACAGGTCGCGTTCGGACGACGCGACACGCACGCGACCGGCTACGACCGAGCGTGTCGGGCCGCCCGCGAGCGGGGCTACGCCGTCCTCGAACGCAGCGTCGGCGGCCGCGCCGTCGCCTACACCGGGTCGACGGCCGCCTTCGCCCACGCGCTCCCGCTCGAAGACGCCCGCCGAGGGCTCACCGAACGGTACGAAGCGGGGGTCGACGGTGTCCTCGTCGCCCTCCACGACCTCGGGGTCGACGCGGCCCGCGGTGAACCCGAGAACGCGTTCTGTCCGGGCGACCACTCGGTTCGCCTCGCCGCGGGCGGGAAAATCGCCGGCATCGCCCAGCGTGTCCAGTCGGGGGCGGCGCTCGTCGCGGGGTGTGTCCTCGTCGACGGTCGCGAGGACCTCGTCGACGTGCTCACTCCGGTGTACGCGGCGCTCGACGTCCCGTTCGCCCCCGACTCCGTCGGCACGCTCGCGGACGCGGGCGGGCCGACCGACCCCGATTCGGTGTGTCGCGCGCTCGAACGCGCCTTCCTCGGCGACGAAGACGACCCCGACGTTCGGGTGGCGGCGGTCGCCGACCTCGTCCGCGCCGACGAGGCGTGA
- a CDS encoding ABC transporter permease, whose amino-acid sequence MATETSQPTDDTRGFLDRLLASPFVSNLLSNRLAVVGLSLIFGMLLVAVVARVTLDVNALGTSQLGTGIPDRHPPGWAGPAAWNQYLFGTDVAARDIFQRTMYGAWLAMKFGTITVGASTALGVGLGIIAAYYGDVTDNVIMRTMDMLLAFPSLLLALALVAIFGAGLWKAVLALTLVYTPRFARVVRGAALKVMEDEYIDATVALGAKDPRVLVRHVLPNCIAPITVQSTLNFGLAIIDLAALSFLGFGAQAGAPSWGLMLSRGVENGLLTGKWWMSFFPGLFLAITVLGFNLLGDGMRDALDPRMREAVD is encoded by the coding sequence ATGGCAACCGAAACCTCACAACCCACGGACGACACGCGCGGCTTCCTCGACCGGTTGCTGGCGTCGCCGTTCGTCTCGAACCTGCTGTCGAACCGACTGGCCGTCGTCGGCCTCAGCCTCATCTTCGGGATGCTGCTCGTCGCCGTGGTCGCCCGGGTGACCCTCGACGTGAACGCGCTCGGCACCTCCCAACTCGGCACGGGCATCCCCGACCGCCACCCGCCGGGGTGGGCTGGCCCCGCCGCGTGGAACCAGTACCTCTTCGGGACCGACGTCGCCGCCCGCGACATCTTCCAGCGGACGATGTACGGCGCGTGGCTCGCGATGAAGTTCGGGACCATCACCGTCGGCGCGTCGACGGCGCTCGGGGTCGGCCTCGGCATCATCGCCGCGTACTACGGCGACGTGACGGACAACGTCATCATGCGGACGATGGACATGCTGCTCGCGTTCCCCTCGCTCCTCCTCGCACTGGCGCTCGTGGCCATCTTCGGGGCGGGACTGTGGAAGGCCGTGCTCGCGCTGACACTCGTCTACACGCCCCGGTTCGCCCGCGTCGTCCGGGGGGCCGCGCTCAAGGTCATGGAGGACGAGTACATCGACGCGACGGTCGCACTCGGCGCGAAGGACCCCCGGGTGCTGGTCCGACACGTGCTGCCGAACTGCATCGCGCCCATCACCGTCCAGTCGACGCTGAACTTCGGTCTCGCCATCATCGACCTCGCGGCGCTCTCGTTCCTGGGCTTCGGCGCACAGGCCGGCGCGCCCTCGTGGGGGCTGATGCTCTCGCGCGGGGTGGAGAACGGCCTCCTCACCGGGAAGTGGTGGATGTCGTTCTTCCCGGGGCTGTTCCTCGCCATCACGGTGCTCGGATTCAACCTGCTCGGCGACGGAATGCGCGACGCGCTCGACCCACGGATGCGCGAAGCGGTCGACTGA
- a CDS encoding ABC transporter permease, with protein MVSKRFLIKRLLLLVPVLFGVASLVFAILQLAPGDPARVIVGQRASAEQVMQVRAELGLNDPLWIQYVRFLGDAATFDFGQSYKISQGTPVRDVLTDRLPVTIELAIYGQIAGALFGIPLGVLSAVKQDSLTDHLTRIGALTGISVPIFWSGPLLILLFSTYLGILPTSGRIGSTIFLADSWTLFGTELPLTGMVTIDTILLGNVDAFVSAVRHLLLPVAVLGVYSMALISRMMRSSMLEVVRQDYMRTARAKGQGAKITVMKHGFQNALIPVVTVIGIQFGTLLGGAVLTETIFGIGGIGTMLVSAIGASDYPLVQGTVLTFALLFTLVNFGVDLTYSYLDPRIDQ; from the coding sequence ATGGTCTCCAAACGGTTTCTCATCAAACGCCTGCTGCTCTTGGTGCCGGTGCTGTTCGGCGTGGCGTCTCTCGTGTTCGCCATCTTACAGCTCGCACCGGGCGACCCCGCGCGGGTCATCGTCGGCCAGCGGGCCTCGGCGGAACAGGTGATGCAGGTCCGTGCCGAACTCGGGCTCAACGACCCGCTGTGGATTCAGTACGTCCGGTTCCTCGGCGACGCCGCGACGTTCGACTTCGGCCAGTCGTACAAGATTTCACAGGGGACGCCCGTCCGCGACGTGCTCACAGACCGCCTGCCGGTCACCATCGAACTCGCGATTTACGGGCAGATCGCCGGCGCACTGTTCGGCATCCCGCTGGGTGTGCTCTCCGCCGTGAAGCAGGACTCGCTGACCGACCACCTCACTCGTATCGGCGCACTGACCGGCATCTCGGTCCCCATCTTCTGGTCGGGCCCGCTTCTCATCCTGCTGTTTTCGACCTACCTGGGCATCCTGCCGACGAGCGGTCGCATCGGCTCGACCATCTTCCTCGCCGACTCGTGGACGCTGTTCGGCACCGAACTCCCGCTCACAGGGATGGTCACCATCGACACCATCCTGCTGGGGAACGTCGACGCGTTCGTCTCCGCCGTCAGACACCTCCTGTTGCCGGTGGCGGTCCTCGGCGTCTACTCGATGGCGCTCATCTCGCGGATGATGCGCTCGTCGATGCTGGAGGTGGTCAGACAGGACTACATGCGGACGGCCCGCGCGAAGGGCCAGGGCGCGAAGATTACCGTGATGAAACACGGCTTCCAGAACGCCTTGATCCCGGTCGTGACCGTCATCGGCATCCAGTTCGGCACCCTCCTCGGTGGCGCGGTGCTCACGGAGACCATCTTCGGCATCGGCGGCATCGGGACCATGCTCGTCAGCGCCATCGGGGCCTCCGACTACCCCCTGGTGCAGGGAACGGTCCTCACGTTCGCGCTGTTGTTCACGCTCGTGAACTTCGGCGTCGACCTCACGTACAGCTACCTCGACCCGCGAATCGACCAATAG
- a CDS encoding DUF7268 family protein — protein MASSPSASSVGDDSHREPTPSLGARVRLVGSALLAGGGVGAVGVGGGAFVEGVAVAADTGFLLGTVAFGFGLLGWAGSVVAGPSLEAMQAHLDAASGWTETDSRRAMARIGAFGAGVMLAAVVVGTALGYA, from the coding sequence ATGGCTTCGTCCCCCTCCGCGTCGTCGGTCGGTGACGACTCACACCGGGAGCCGACGCCATCACTCGGGGCGCGGGTTCGTCTCGTCGGAAGCGCACTGCTCGCCGGTGGGGGCGTCGGCGCTGTCGGCGTCGGGGGCGGCGCGTTCGTCGAGGGCGTCGCCGTCGCCGCGGACACGGGCTTTCTCCTCGGCACCGTCGCGTTCGGCTTCGGCCTCCTCGGCTGGGCCGGGTCCGTGGTCGCCGGCCCCAGCCTCGAAGCGATGCAGGCACACCTCGACGCTGCCAGCGGCTGGACCGAGACCGATTCACGGAGAGCGATGGCGCGAATCGGCGCGTTCGGCGCGGGCGTGATGCTCGCGGCGGTGGTCGTCGGAACGGCGCTCGGATACGCCTGA
- a CDS encoding dihydroorotase, whose amino-acid sequence MLIRDARLADGRRRDVRVDGERIAAVAAAESLHADADTDADTDTDADTDTDTDTDEPVVDADGRLLLPGAIDVHVHFRQPGDPHKETWVTGSKSAAAGGVTTAVDQPNTNPPTTTGEAFEEKAALACDSLVDYGINGGVTEEWDPDSLFACPLFALGEVFLADSTGDMGIDAGLFADAVGRAAAADVPVTVHAEDATLFDESARQGNAGGTGRDADADRWSAFRTADAEAAAVERAVEVAADSRAQVHIAHTSTPEGIDAAAAAGATCEVSPHHLLLSRDDLDELGTYGRMNPPLRSEERRRAVFERVVDGTVDMVATDHAPHTVAEKEQGLWDAPSGVPGVETMLPLLLEAARRGELSYERVRDLTATTPAEVFDLPRKGRVEAGADADLVLVDPDRPREIRGDDLHSKCGWTPFEGWQGVFPDLTLVRGHVVYEREDGADRFGAAVGENVRR is encoded by the coding sequence ATGCTCATCCGGGACGCCCGACTCGCTGACGGCCGGCGACGCGACGTTCGTGTCGACGGCGAACGCATCGCCGCAGTCGCCGCCGCGGAATCGCTTCACGCCGACGCCGACACCGACGCCGACACCGACACCGACGCCGACACCGACACCGACACCGACACCGACGAACCCGTCGTCGACGCCGACGGCCGCCTGCTCCTCCCCGGGGCCATCGACGTCCACGTGCACTTCCGACAGCCCGGCGACCCACACAAGGAGACGTGGGTGACCGGGTCGAAGAGCGCGGCCGCCGGCGGCGTCACGACCGCCGTCGACCAGCCGAACACGAACCCGCCGACGACGACGGGCGAGGCGTTCGAGGAGAAAGCGGCCCTCGCCTGCGACTCGCTCGTCGACTACGGCATCAACGGCGGCGTCACCGAGGAGTGGGACCCCGACTCGCTCTTCGCCTGCCCGCTCTTCGCCCTCGGCGAGGTGTTCCTCGCCGACTCGACGGGCGACATGGGTATCGACGCCGGCCTGTTCGCCGACGCGGTCGGCCGTGCCGCCGCGGCCGACGTTCCGGTCACGGTCCACGCCGAGGACGCCACGCTGTTCGACGAGTCGGCCCGCCAGGGGAACGCTGGCGGGACTGGTCGCGACGCCGACGCCGACCGCTGGAGCGCCTTTCGGACCGCCGACGCGGAGGCGGCGGCGGTCGAACGCGCCGTCGAGGTGGCCGCCGACTCTCGGGCGCAGGTCCACATCGCCCACACCTCGACGCCCGAAGGCATCGACGCCGCCGCCGCGGCCGGTGCCACCTGTGAGGTGTCGCCGCACCACCTCCTGCTCTCTCGCGACGACCTCGACGAGCTCGGGACCTACGGCCGGATGAACCCGCCCCTCCGGAGCGAAGAGCGCAGGCGGGCCGTCTTCGAGCGCGTCGTCGACGGGACGGTCGACATGGTCGCGACCGACCACGCGCCGCACACCGTCGCGGAGAAAGAACAGGGCCTGTGGGACGCACCCAGCGGTGTCCCGGGCGTCGAGACGATGCTCCCGCTGCTCCTCGAGGCGGCCCGGCGGGGCGAGCTCTCGTACGAACGCGTCCGCGACCTCACCGCGACGACCCCTGCTGAGGTGTTCGACCTCCCCCGAAAGGGGAGGGTCGAGGCGGGAGCCGACGCCGACCTCGTCCTCGTCGACCCCGACCGTCCGCGTGAGATACGCGGCGACGACCTCCACTCGAAGTGTGGGTGGACGCCGTTCGAGGGGTGGCAGGGCGTCTTCCCCGACCTGACGCTCGTCCGGGGGCACGTCGTCTACGAACGCGAGGACGGTGCCGACCGGTTCGGTGCCGCGGTGGGCGAGAACGTCCGCCGGTAA
- a CDS encoding ABC transporter ATP-binding protein has product MSPVLSLSDLRTQFSTERGQVKAVDGVSLDIDEGETVGLVGESGSGKSVTALSAMGLVDDPGRVVGGEVTLRSSSLAETFRTRYTNPGFVDGDRIDLTAAPEEALRAVRGGEMSMIFQDPMTSLNPALTVGEQVAESLRLHQYGGRKKDTWLNAVREILPKLGSDIDQEVVDRTVDVLSEVGIPEPTSRVDEYPHEFSGGMRQRVLIAIALACRPNILVADEPTTALDVTIQAQILDLINDLQDELGMSVLFITHDLGVVAETCDRVAVMYAGEIVEEGPVEEIFANPSHPYTYALLESIPTEDRDRLTPIEGNVPDLIDMPSGCHFAPRCPWATAECREGDIPYLQHGGDDVDHRAKCVLDAFDESEYGAGSDLSSGRTRQVGEPMLEVEGLKKHFSRAEGLLDEWLGLDGESVKAVDGVDLTVYEGETLGLVGESGCGKSTTGRTILRLLDATEGRVLFAGEDLTTLSKAQLRERRRDLQMIFQDPMSSLDPRMSVEQIVAEPLAIHDLPEDAPAEGSRRNQRKRRVTELLEAVGLDPDQRDRYPHEMSGGQRQRVGIARALAVDPDFIVCDEPVSALDVSVQAQILNLLEDLQEEFGLTFLFIAHDLSVVRHICDRIAVMYLGEVVETAPTDELFAEPRHPYTKALLSAIPVPDPTAETDRVILEGDVPSPIDPPSGCHFRTRCPQVIPPEDIDIDQGVYRDVMTLRERVADEAIDVDAVREEVAASNGAEGRVVDTLRERFVDGGLTGANREVVDSALEAVVTGDFDTAEDRLRDRFESVCERESPTLADEKHPSACHL; this is encoded by the coding sequence ATGTCCCCCGTACTCTCACTGTCCGACCTCAGGACGCAGTTCTCGACGGAGCGGGGCCAGGTCAAAGCGGTCGACGGCGTCTCCCTGGATATCGACGAGGGCGAGACCGTCGGCCTCGTCGGCGAGTCCGGGAGCGGGAAGAGCGTGACCGCCCTGTCCGCGATGGGCCTCGTCGACGACCCCGGTCGCGTCGTCGGGGGTGAGGTGACGCTGCGGTCGTCGTCGCTGGCCGAGACGTTCCGGACGCGGTACACGAACCCCGGCTTCGTCGACGGCGACCGCATCGACCTCACAGCCGCCCCCGAGGAGGCGCTCCGTGCCGTCCGGGGTGGCGAGATGAGCATGATCTTCCAGGACCCGATGACCTCGCTGAACCCGGCGCTCACCGTCGGCGAGCAGGTCGCGGAGTCCCTCCGACTCCACCAGTACGGCGGCCGCAAGAAGGACACCTGGCTCAATGCCGTCCGCGAGATACTCCCCAAACTCGGCTCCGACATCGACCAGGAGGTCGTCGACCGCACCGTCGACGTCCTCTCGGAGGTCGGCATCCCGGAGCCGACGTCGCGGGTCGACGAGTACCCCCACGAGTTCTCCGGTGGGATGCGCCAGCGGGTCCTCATCGCCATCGCGCTCGCGTGCCGCCCGAACATCCTGGTCGCCGACGAGCCGACGACGGCGCTCGACGTCACCATCCAGGCGCAGATCCTCGACCTCATCAACGACCTCCAGGACGAACTGGGGATGTCGGTCCTCTTCATCACCCACGACCTCGGCGTCGTCGCCGAGACGTGCGACAGGGTGGCCGTGATGTACGCCGGCGAAATCGTCGAGGAGGGCCCCGTCGAGGAGATATTCGCCAACCCGTCACACCCGTACACCTACGCCCTTTTGGAGTCCATCCCGACCGAGGACCGCGACCGGCTCACGCCCATCGAGGGGAACGTGCCAGACCTCATCGACATGCCTTCCGGATGTCACTTCGCGCCGCGCTGCCCGTGGGCGACGGCGGAGTGTCGTGAGGGCGACATCCCGTATCTCCAACACGGCGGGGACGACGTCGACCACCGGGCGAAGTGCGTGCTGGACGCGTTCGACGAGAGCGAGTACGGCGCTGGGAGCGACCTCAGCTCCGGGCGGACCCGACAGGTGGGCGAGCCCATGCTCGAGGTCGAAGGGCTGAAGAAGCACTTCTCGCGGGCGGAGGGCCTCCTCGACGAGTGGCTCGGTCTCGACGGCGAGAGCGTCAAGGCGGTCGACGGCGTCGACCTCACCGTCTACGAGGGCGAGACGCTGGGGCTGGTGGGCGAGTCCGGCTGTGGCAAGTCGACGACGGGCCGGACCATCCTCCGACTGCTGGACGCCACCGAGGGCCGAGTGCTGTTCGCGGGCGAGGACCTGACCACGCTCTCGAAAGCGCAGCTCCGCGAGCGACGGCGGGACCTCCAGATGATATTCCAGGACCCGATGTCGTCGCTCGACCCCCGGATGAGCGTCGAACAGATCGTCGCCGAACCGCTCGCCATCCACGACCTTCCGGAGGACGCGCCCGCGGAGGGCTCGCGGCGGAACCAGCGGAAGCGTCGGGTGACCGAACTGCTGGAGGCGGTCGGTCTCGACCCCGACCAGCGCGACCGCTACCCCCACGAGATGTCAGGGGGACAGCGTCAGCGCGTCGGCATCGCCCGTGCGCTCGCGGTCGACCCCGACTTCATCGTCTGTGACGAACCCGTCTCGGCGCTGGACGTGAGCGTGCAGGCACAGATTCTCAACCTCCTCGAGGACCTCCAGGAGGAGTTCGGCCTCACGTTCCTGTTCATCGCCCACGACCTGAGCGTCGTCCGCCACATCTGCGACCGCATCGCCGTGATGTACCTCGGCGAGGTGGTCGAGACGGCACCGACGGACGAACTGTTCGCTGAGCCGCGACACCCGTACACGAAGGCGCTCCTCTCGGCGATTCCCGTCCCGGACCCCACGGCCGAGACGGACCGGGTCATCCTCGAGGGCGACGTCCCCTCGCCCATCGACCCACCCTCCGGCTGTCACTTCCGCACCAGATGCCCACAGGTCATCCCGCCCGAGGATATCGACATCGACCAGGGGGTCTATCGCGACGTCATGACGCTCCGCGAGCGCGTCGCCGACGAGGCCATCGACGTCGACGCCGTGCGGGAAGAGGTCGCAGCGTCGAACGGCGCGGAGGGTCGCGTCGTCGACACCCTCCGCGAGCGGTTCGTGGACGGCGGGCTCACCGGCGCGAACCGCGAGGTCGTCGACAGCGCGCTCGAGGCAGTCGTCACGGGCGACTTCGACACCGCCGAGGACCGGCTCCGCGACCGCTTCGAGAGCGTCTGCGAGCGGGAGTCACCGACGCTGGCGGACGAGAAACACCCCTCGGCCTGCCACCTGTAG
- a CDS encoding DUF7529 family protein, whose product MDDPGPTDVGGGEDHPLAGVVDRWEAVIDDMEATATEYRDAGWTVVELHPGDVTPLPPVRGGDALDDDRVGLDILVPDDEFEAVEAEAEAVSFDSYEVYRAQAGSIVFAVTAIEATAAELAVLVPLYYRAADAGEMAARATERGRLDLFVRPLADDRRVVFSQEEPALLLPATE is encoded by the coding sequence ATGGACGACCCTGGCCCGACAGACGTGGGCGGCGGCGAGGACCACCCGCTCGCCGGCGTCGTCGACCGCTGGGAGGCGGTCATCGACGACATGGAAGCGACGGCGACCGAGTACCGAGACGCGGGGTGGACTGTCGTCGAACTCCACCCCGGCGACGTCACGCCGCTGCCGCCCGTGCGGGGCGGCGACGCGCTCGACGACGACCGGGTCGGCCTCGACATCCTCGTCCCCGACGACGAGTTCGAGGCGGTCGAGGCGGAGGCCGAAGCGGTGTCGTTCGACAGCTACGAGGTCTACCGCGCACAGGCCGGGAGCATCGTCTTCGCCGTCACTGCCATCGAGGCCACCGCGGCGGAACTGGCGGTCCTCGTCCCCCTGTACTACCGCGCGGCGGACGCGGGAGAGATGGCCGCCCGCGCCACGGAACGCGGACGGCTCGACCTCTTCGTCCGGCCGCTCGCCGACGACCGGCGGGTCGTGTTCTCGCAGGAAGAGCCCGCGTTGTTGTTGCCGGCGACGGAGTGA